The following coding sequences are from one Remersonia thermophila strain ATCC 22073 chromosome 2, whole genome shotgun sequence window:
- a CDS encoding translation elongation factor EF-1 alpha: protein MGKEDKLHLNVVVIGHVDSGKSTTTGHLIYKCGGIDKRTIEKFEKEAAELGKGSFKYAWVLDKLKAERERGITIDIALWKFETPKYHVTVIDAPGHRDFIKNMITGTSQADCAILIIASGTGEFEAGISKDGQTREHALLAYTLGVKNLIVAINKMDTTKWSQDRYEEIIKETSNFIKKVGYNPKAVAFVPISGFHGDNMLEPTTNAPWYKGWERETKAGKLTGKTLLEAIDSIEPPKRPTDKPLRLPLQDVYKIGGIGTVPVGRIETGVLKPGMVVTFAPSNVTTEVKSVEMHHEQLAEGVPGDNVGFNVKNVSVKDIRRGNVCGDSKNDPPSGAASFEAQVIVLNHPGQVGAGYAPVLDCHTAHIACKFAELLQKIDRRTGKAVEDSPKFIKSGDAAIVKMVPSKPMCVESFTEYPPLGRFAVRDMRQTVAVGVIKKVEKATGGTAKVTKSAAKAAKK from the exons ATGGG CAAGGAGGACAAGCTCCACCTCAACGTGGTCGTCATCGGCCACGTCGACTCTGGCAAGTCGACGACG ACCGGCCACCTCATCTACAAGTGCGGTGGTATCGACAAGCGTACCATCGAGAAGTTCGAGAAG GAAGCCGCTGAGCTCGGCAAGGGTTCCTTCAAGTACGCCTGGGTTCTTgacaagctcaaggccgagcgTGAGCGTGGTATCACCATCGATATCGCCCTCTGGAAGTTCGAGACTCCCAAGTACCATGTCACCGTCATCG ATGCCCCCGGCCATCGTGACTTCATCAAGAACATGATCACGGGTACCTCGCAGGCCGACTGCGCCATTCTCATCATTGCCTCCGGCACTGGTGAGTTCGAGGCTGGTATCTCCAAGGATGGCCAGACCCGTGAGCACGCTCTGCTCGCCTACACCCTGGGTGTGAAGAACCTCATCGTCGCCATCAACAAGATGGACACCACCAAGTGGTCCCAGGACCGCTACGAGGAAATCATCAAGGAGACCTCCAACTTCATCAAGAAGGTCGGCTACAACCCCAAGGCCGTTGCCTTCGTCCCCATCTCGGGCTTCCACGGCGACAACATGCTCGagcccaccaccaacgcTCCCTGGTACAAGGGCTGGGAGCGTGAGACCAAGGCCGGCAAGCTCACCGGCAAGACCCTCCTTGAGGCCATCGACTCGATCGAGCCCCCCAAGCGCCCCACCGACAAGCCCCTCCGCCTGCCCCTCCAGGACGTGTACAAGATTGGCGGTATCGGCACTGTCCCCGTCGGCCGTATCGAGACTGGTGTCCTCAAGCCCGGCATGGTTGTCACCTTCGCCCCCTCGAACGTCACCACTGAAGTCAAGTCCGTCGAGATGCACCACGAGCAGCTTGCTGAGGGTGTCCCTGGCGACAACGTCGGCTTCAACGTCAAGAACGTCTCCGTCAAGGATATCCGCCGTGGCAACGTCTGCGGTGACTCCAAGAACGACCCCCCTTCGGGTGCTGCCTCCTTCGAGGCTCAGGTCATCGTCCTGAACCAccccggccaggtcggcgctGGCTACGCCCCCGTCCTCGACTGCCACACCGCCCACATTGCCTGCAAgttcgccgagctcctccagAAGATCGACCGCCGTACCGGCAAGGCCGTTGAGGACAGCCCCAAGTTCATCAAGTCGGGTGatgccgccatcgtcaagaTGGTTCCGTCCAAGCCCATGTGCGTTGAGTCCTTCACCGAGTATCCTCCTCTTGGTCGTTTCGCCGTCCGCGACATGCGTCagaccgtcgccgtcggtgTCATCAAGAAGGTCGAGAAGGCCACCGGTGGTACCGCCAAGGTCACCAAGTCCGCTGCCAAGGCTGCCAAGAAATAA